One window of Arthrobacter oryzae genomic DNA carries:
- a CDS encoding hotdog fold thioesterase: MMDNFTPGRFADELAAAGIPEELHEWLGEFGVGALVVKMGIHFLEMSPERTVATMPVEGNTQVAGILHGGAHVVLAETLGSFAAGMHAGPGRQALGIEVGATHHRAITSGIVTGTCTAIHLGRTLTTHEVVMTDEKGRRLSTARITNLIRDVAP; the protein is encoded by the coding sequence ATGATGGACAATTTCACGCCCGGCCGGTTCGCCGACGAACTGGCGGCCGCCGGAATCCCGGAAGAACTGCACGAGTGGCTGGGCGAATTCGGTGTTGGCGCCCTGGTGGTGAAGATGGGCATCCATTTCTTGGAAATGAGTCCGGAACGGACCGTGGCAACCATGCCGGTGGAAGGCAACACCCAGGTGGCCGGGATCCTGCACGGCGGTGCCCACGTGGTGCTGGCCGAGACGCTCGGTTCATTTGCTGCAGGGATGCACGCCGGTCCGGGGCGGCAGGCGCTGGGCATCGAGGTGGGAGCCACGCATCACCGCGCCATCACCTCCGGCATTGTGACAGGAACCTGCACGGCCATCCACCTGGGCCGCACGCTGACCACCCACGAGGTGGTGATGACCGACGAAAAGGGCCGCCGCCTGTCCACGGCGCGCATCACCAACCTGATCAGGGACGTCGCCCCCTGA
- the polA gene encoding DNA polymerase I, with protein MAFRAFFALPADKFSTASGQHTNAIHGFTSMLINLIKEQKPTHIAVAFDVSDETTHRKVEYSDYKGGRNETPREMSGQIDLIDKVMNAWGIKTIKLPGYEADDILATLAAMGEKAGYEVLLVTGDRDAFQLITDNVFVLYPRKGVSDIPRLDAPAIREKYFVSPAEYSDLAALVGETADNLPGVPGVGPKTAAKWINLYGGLEGVLEHLDAIGGKVGDALRENVEAVKRNRRLNRLHTDLELPVTLDDLAEPRPDQAALEQLFDELEFKTIRTRLFALYGSDDVDLAERESLDVPDYVTPAGAAELSVFLEAGAGQRSAVAVDLVPGRIGEDAAALAIVRDGAAAFIDLSSQDAESENVLAAWLRDPEAPKVMHGFKAALKALTARGLELEGVVDDTSISGYLIQPDRRTYELAELAQHHLNIEISTAVAKAGQLELAFDGDDAAAAGELVHAAAVVQTLSRYFEAELKERKAEELLSTLELPVSRVLADMELAGIAIDMARMDEQLADLAKVIDNAQDLAFAAIGHEVNLGSPKQLQTVLFDELQLPKTKKIKSGYTTDAASLKNLLEKTGHEFLVQLMAHRESSKLRQMLESLKKSVAEDGRIHTTYAQNVAATGRISSNNPNLQNIPIRSEEGRRVRGIFVVSDGYECLLSADYSQIEMRIMAHLSGDAGLIQAYRDGEDLHRFVGSNIFHVPTDQVTSAMRSKVKAMSYGLAYGLTSFGLSKQLEISVDEARTLMKEYFDRFGAVRDYLRGVVDQARIDGYTATIEGRRRYLPDLTSTDRQLRENAERIALNSPIQGSAADIIKRAMLGVHAELKAQGLKSRMLLQVHDELVLEVAAGERVAVEKLVTEQMGSAADLSVPLDVQIGVGPSWYDAGH; from the coding sequence ATGGCGTTCCGCGCCTTCTTCGCCCTGCCGGCGGACAAGTTCTCCACTGCCTCGGGGCAGCACACCAACGCGATCCACGGTTTCACGTCCATGCTCATTAACCTGATCAAGGAACAGAAGCCCACCCACATTGCCGTGGCCTTCGACGTCTCCGACGAAACCACCCACCGCAAGGTCGAATACAGCGACTACAAAGGCGGCCGTAACGAGACGCCCCGGGAGATGAGCGGCCAGATCGACCTCATCGACAAGGTCATGAACGCGTGGGGCATCAAAACCATCAAGCTGCCCGGCTACGAGGCGGATGACATTCTGGCCACCCTCGCCGCGATGGGGGAAAAGGCAGGCTACGAAGTGCTGCTGGTGACGGGCGACCGTGATGCCTTCCAGCTGATTACGGACAATGTATTCGTGCTGTACCCCAGGAAGGGCGTCAGCGACATTCCCCGGCTGGATGCGCCTGCCATCCGGGAAAAGTACTTCGTCAGCCCGGCCGAGTACTCCGACCTGGCAGCTCTGGTGGGCGAGACGGCGGACAACCTCCCGGGCGTGCCCGGCGTTGGCCCCAAGACAGCCGCCAAGTGGATCAACCTCTACGGCGGGCTGGAAGGCGTACTGGAACACCTCGACGCGATCGGCGGCAAGGTCGGCGACGCCCTCCGCGAGAATGTGGAGGCCGTCAAGCGGAACCGCCGGCTGAACAGGCTCCACACCGACCTGGAACTTCCGGTGACGCTGGACGACCTGGCAGAGCCGCGACCTGACCAGGCCGCCCTCGAGCAATTGTTCGACGAGCTTGAGTTCAAAACCATCCGCACCCGCCTCTTTGCCCTCTACGGCAGCGACGACGTTGACCTCGCCGAGCGGGAAAGCCTCGATGTCCCGGACTACGTCACGCCGGCCGGTGCGGCCGAGCTCAGCGTCTTCCTTGAAGCAGGCGCCGGACAGCGGTCCGCCGTCGCCGTCGACCTCGTCCCCGGACGAATCGGCGAAGACGCCGCCGCGCTGGCGATCGTCAGGGACGGCGCCGCGGCATTCATCGATCTGTCGAGCCAGGATGCGGAGTCCGAAAACGTCCTGGCGGCGTGGCTGCGCGACCCCGAAGCACCGAAGGTGATGCACGGTTTCAAGGCTGCCCTGAAGGCCCTGACTGCCCGCGGCCTGGAGCTGGAAGGAGTGGTCGATGATACGTCGATTTCCGGTTACCTCATCCAGCCGGACCGCCGCACTTACGAGCTCGCAGAGCTGGCGCAGCACCACCTCAACATCGAAATCTCCACCGCCGTTGCGAAGGCCGGGCAGCTGGAACTGGCGTTCGACGGCGATGACGCAGCCGCCGCCGGCGAACTCGTCCACGCTGCCGCCGTCGTCCAAACCCTCAGCCGCTATTTCGAGGCGGAGCTGAAGGAACGCAAAGCGGAGGAACTGCTTTCAACCCTTGAGCTTCCGGTCAGCCGGGTGCTGGCCGACATGGAGCTCGCCGGAATCGCCATCGACATGGCTCGGATGGATGAGCAGCTGGCTGACCTCGCCAAAGTCATCGACAACGCCCAGGATCTTGCCTTCGCCGCGATCGGCCACGAGGTCAACCTGGGATCACCGAAACAGCTGCAGACTGTGCTCTTCGACGAACTGCAGCTGCCGAAAACCAAGAAGATCAAGTCCGGTTACACCACTGACGCTGCTTCGCTGAAGAACCTGCTGGAAAAGACGGGCCACGAATTCCTGGTCCAGCTAATGGCGCACCGGGAATCGTCGAAGCTCCGCCAGATGCTCGAATCACTGAAGAAGTCGGTCGCCGAGGACGGACGGATCCACACCACCTACGCGCAGAACGTGGCGGCCACCGGCAGGATCTCCTCAAACAACCCCAACCTGCAGAACATCCCCATCCGCAGCGAGGAAGGCCGCCGCGTCCGTGGCATCTTCGTGGTCAGCGACGGCTATGAATGCCTCCTGTCCGCGGACTATTCGCAGATCGAGATGCGCATCATGGCGCACCTCTCGGGGGATGCCGGGCTGATCCAGGCGTACCGGGACGGCGAGGACCTGCACCGGTTCGTGGGATCCAACATCTTCCACGTCCCCACGGACCAGGTAACCAGTGCCATGCGTTCGAAGGTCAAGGCGATGTCATACGGCCTTGCCTACGGCCTGACCTCCTTTGGGCTCTCCAAGCAGCTGGAGATTTCCGTCGACGAAGCCCGGACCCTGATGAAGGAATACTTCGACCGGTTCGGAGCCGTACGCGACTACCTCCGGGGCGTGGTGGACCAGGCCAGGATCGACGGCTACACGGCCACCATCGAGGGCCGCCGCCGTTACCTCCCGGACCTCACCAGCACGGACCGACAGCTCCGGGAAAACGCGGAACGCATTGCGCTGAACTCTCCCATCCAGGGATCGGCGGCGGACATCATCAAGCGCGCCATGCTCGGCGTGCACGCGGAGCTGAAGGCCCAGGGGCTGAAGTCGCGGATGCTCCTGCAGGTCCACGACGAACTGGTGCTTGAAGTGGCCGCCGGAGAGCGTGTTGCAGTGGAGAAACTCGTCACCGAGCAGATGGGCTCCGCAGCGGACCTCAGCGTCCCGCTGGATGTCCAGATCGGTGTCGGTCCGAGCTGGTACGACGCCGGCCACTAG
- a CDS encoding GNAT family N-acetyltransferase: MADKYEIRRFRAAEKGLPGYEQGTDWIQAVGFGFHDTRRNGDYVDKIMAMYRTDGRELTGVYQTGAVAQHSLGARVPVATFGTLRRDLNVGYGRQLLTHMVTAVTVRGTHRRQGLLRRMMSEDLTAAKADGLAIAALTASEGSIYGRFGYGVATFERSIKVDTGPRFGLRHQPSGTVEIADRKVLLELAPQVFERVHRHTPGSIVRQDAYRQNISGTVGRDGNEDEAIKCALHYDGDGTVDGYVSYKFAGWDSKPYTVDVVDLVAATDAAYLELWQFLGSIDLIQRVSWADAPVDDPLVWALADPRCVEASDHRDMLWLRILDSIGALGARRYSADGSLVLAVEDTMGFAGGTFLLDVSGGEASVSAAPAGAQPDLSMDVADLASIYLGAVCPVTLKAAWRIQEHTPGAALRARLMFAVERAPHCLTHF; this comes from the coding sequence GTGGCAGACAAGTACGAGATCCGTCGTTTCAGGGCAGCTGAGAAGGGCCTGCCCGGCTATGAGCAGGGAACGGACTGGATCCAGGCCGTGGGTTTCGGATTCCACGACACCCGCCGCAACGGCGATTACGTGGACAAGATCATGGCCATGTACCGGACGGACGGACGCGAGCTGACCGGGGTCTACCAGACCGGTGCAGTGGCACAGCACTCCCTGGGCGCCCGCGTTCCGGTAGCGACGTTCGGCACCCTTCGCAGGGACCTGAATGTTGGTTACGGCCGCCAGCTCCTCACACACATGGTGACGGCAGTCACCGTGCGCGGAACACACCGGCGCCAGGGCCTCCTGCGCCGCATGATGAGCGAAGACCTCACCGCGGCGAAAGCGGACGGCCTGGCAATTGCGGCGCTGACCGCTTCCGAAGGCTCCATCTACGGCCGGTTCGGCTACGGTGTGGCAACATTTGAGCGCAGCATCAAGGTGGATACCGGGCCGCGCTTCGGCCTCCGCCACCAGCCTTCCGGAACGGTGGAAATCGCCGACCGGAAGGTGCTCCTCGAACTGGCCCCGCAGGTGTTCGAGCGCGTGCACCGCCACACCCCGGGCTCCATCGTCCGGCAGGACGCGTACCGGCAGAACATCTCCGGCACCGTGGGCCGCGACGGCAATGAAGATGAAGCAATCAAGTGCGCGCTGCACTACGACGGCGACGGAACGGTGGACGGCTACGTCTCGTACAAGTTCGCCGGCTGGGACAGCAAGCCGTACACCGTGGACGTCGTGGACCTCGTGGCCGCAACAGATGCAGCGTATCTGGAGCTCTGGCAGTTCCTTGGCAGCATTGACCTCATCCAGCGCGTCAGCTGGGCGGATGCGCCGGTGGACGATCCGCTGGTGTGGGCCCTCGCGGACCCGCGCTGCGTCGAGGCCTCCGACCATCGGGACATGCTCTGGCTCCGCATCCTGGACAGCATCGGTGCCCTTGGTGCCCGGCGTTACTCCGCCGACGGAAGCCTGGTCCTTGCTGTCGAGGACACCATGGGATTCGCTGGCGGGACGTTCCTCCTGGACGTCAGCGGCGGTGAGGCCAGTGTTTCGGCGGCACCGGCCGGGGCACAGCCGGACCTGTCGATGGACGTAGCCGATCTCGCCTCCATCTACCTCGGCGCCGTCTGTCCGGTTACGTTGAAGGCGGCCTGGCGGATTCAGGAACACACCCCCGGTGCCGCGCTCCGCGCGAGGCTCATGTTCGCCGTCGAACGGGCGCCCCACTGCCTGACGCATTTCTAG
- the rpsA gene encoding 30S ribosomal protein S1 produces the protein MTITSTEKPGTPVVAINDIGTAEDFLAAVDATIKYFNDGDLVEGTVVKVDRDEVLLDIGYKTEGVIPSRELSIKHDVDPGDVVSVGDQVEALVLTKEDKEGRLILSKKRAQYERAWGDIEKVKEEDGVVTGTVIEVVKGGLILDIGLRGFLPASLVEMRRVRDLAPYIGQQIEAKIIELDKNRNNVVLSRRAWLEQTQSEVRSTFLNKLEKGQVRPGVVSSIVNFGAFVDLGGVDGLVHVSELSWKHIDHPSEVVEVGQEVTVEVLEVDLDRERVSLSLKATQEDPWQTFARTHALGQVVPGKVTKLVPFGAFVRVEDGIEGLVHISELAVRHVELAEQVVSVGDELFVKVIDIDLERRRISLSLKQANEGVDAESTEFDPALYGMAAEYDEEGNYKYPEGFDPESNEWLEGYENQRAAWEQQYADAQTRWEAHKKQVAQHAADDAAAATSGDSDSGTTSYSSEPAAAETGAGTLASDEALAALREKLTGN, from the coding sequence ATGACCATCACCTCCACCGAGAAGCCCGGTACCCCCGTAGTCGCGATTAACGACATCGGTACCGCTGAGGACTTCCTCGCAGCAGTCGACGCCACCATCAAGTACTTCAACGACGGAGATCTCGTCGAAGGTACCGTCGTCAAGGTCGACCGCGACGAAGTTCTGCTCGACATCGGTTACAAGACCGAAGGTGTCATCCCCTCCCGCGAGCTTTCCATCAAGCACGACGTTGATCCCGGAGACGTCGTCTCCGTTGGCGATCAGGTCGAAGCCCTGGTGCTCACCAAGGAAGACAAAGAAGGCCGCCTGATCCTCTCCAAGAAGCGTGCTCAGTACGAGCGCGCCTGGGGCGACATCGAGAAGGTCAAGGAAGAAGACGGTGTCGTCACCGGTACCGTCATCGAGGTTGTCAAGGGTGGTCTTATCCTCGACATCGGTCTGCGCGGCTTCCTGCCCGCATCCCTCGTCGAGATGCGCCGTGTGCGCGACCTTGCTCCGTACATCGGTCAGCAGATCGAAGCCAAGATCATCGAGCTGGACAAGAACCGCAACAACGTTGTGCTTTCCCGCCGTGCATGGCTCGAGCAGACCCAGTCCGAGGTCCGCTCCACGTTCCTCAACAAGCTGGAAAAGGGCCAGGTCCGTCCCGGCGTCGTTTCCTCCATCGTCAACTTCGGTGCATTCGTGGACCTGGGCGGCGTAGACGGCCTGGTTCACGTTTCCGAGCTGTCCTGGAAGCACATCGACCACCCGTCCGAGGTTGTCGAAGTTGGCCAGGAAGTCACGGTCGAGGTTCTCGAAGTCGACCTGGACCGCGAGCGTGTTTCCCTGTCGCTCAAGGCTACGCAGGAAGATCCGTGGCAGACCTTCGCCCGCACCCACGCCCTGGGCCAGGTTGTCCCGGGTAAGGTCACCAAGCTGGTTCCGTTCGGTGCGTTCGTTCGCGTCGAAGACGGCATCGAGGGCCTGGTCCACATCTCCGAGCTGGCTGTCCGCCACGTGGAGCTGGCCGAGCAGGTTGTCTCCGTTGGCGACGAACTGTTCGTCAAGGTCATCGACATCGACCTGGAACGCCGCCGCATCTCGCTGTCCCTCAAGCAGGCCAACGAGGGTGTCGACGCCGAATCCACCGAATTCGATCCCGCTCTGTACGGCATGGCCGCAGAGTACGACGAAGAGGGCAACTACAAGTACCCCGAGGGCTTCGACCCCGAGTCCAACGAATGGCTCGAGGGCTACGAAAACCAGCGCGCCGCCTGGGAGCAGCAGTACGCTGACGCCCAGACCCGCTGGGAAGCACACAAGAAGCAGGTTGCCCAGCACGCTGCCGACGACGCTGCAGCTGCAACGTCCGGTGACAGCGATTCCGGCACCACCAGCTACTCCTCCGAGCCGGCTGCAGCCGAGACCGGTGCAGGCACGCTTGCTTCGGACGAGGCTCTTGCAGCACTGCGCGAGAAGCTGACCGGCAACTAA
- a CDS encoding DUF1810 domain-containing protein gives MEDPFDLERFVHAQDAGGTYQRALQELRDGEKQSHWMWFIFPQIAGLGQSPTSRKYAITSLAEAEAYLAHPALGPRLLECARAVAAHTGLSAVRIFGGIDARKLQSCMTLFLRAAPHEPVFQEVLDQYFDGSADPATDRLLR, from the coding sequence GTGGAAGATCCCTTCGACCTTGAACGGTTTGTGCACGCCCAGGACGCTGGCGGGACATACCAGCGGGCCCTTCAGGAGCTTCGTGACGGGGAGAAGCAGAGCCACTGGATGTGGTTCATCTTCCCGCAGATCGCCGGCCTCGGGCAGAGCCCCACGTCCCGGAAATATGCCATCACGTCGCTGGCGGAGGCGGAGGCCTATCTGGCGCACCCTGCGCTTGGGCCGCGGCTCCTGGAATGCGCCCGGGCTGTTGCCGCCCATACCGGCCTGAGCGCCGTCCGGATCTTCGGCGGGATCGATGCCCGGAAGCTCCAGTCCTGCATGACGCTGTTCCTGCGCGCCGCTCCGCACGAGCCCGTGTTCCAGGAAGTTCTCGACCAGTACTTCGACGGAAGCGCGGACCCTGCGACCGACCGGTTGCTGCGGTAA
- a CDS encoding GNAT family N-acetyltransferase encodes MSPSEPSPHSEQALPLAGSVELLDVTEQVLEALLGLALTDAAADEVTPPLGATPGWNEERISWFRDYHRAAAAGLDSPASQKSWAVSFGGRVAGSIRLKRAGTTPSGMASLETGMWLGRSFRGQGIGREALRLVHAVARGTGASVLQAETSAGNTAAQALLRSAGAELAGDGLSPTVTARINLR; translated from the coding sequence ATGTCCCCTTCTGAGCCGTCGCCGCATTCTGAACAAGCGCTGCCCCTCGCCGGCAGTGTGGAGCTGCTCGACGTCACCGAGCAAGTCCTCGAGGCGCTGCTGGGCCTCGCCCTCACCGATGCCGCGGCCGACGAGGTCACTCCCCCGCTGGGCGCTACACCCGGCTGGAACGAGGAGCGGATCAGCTGGTTCCGCGACTACCACCGCGCCGCGGCGGCCGGCCTCGACAGTCCGGCTAGCCAGAAATCCTGGGCTGTCAGTTTTGGCGGCCGGGTGGCCGGCTCGATCCGGCTCAAGCGCGCCGGAACCACGCCGTCGGGGATGGCGTCGCTCGAAACCGGGATGTGGCTGGGCCGCAGCTTCCGTGGCCAGGGCATCGGCCGTGAGGCGTTGAGGCTCGTCCACGCCGTGGCCCGAGGCACCGGCGCTTCCGTGCTGCAGGCCGAAACGAGCGCCGGGAACACGGCGGCACAGGCACTCCTGCGTTCGGCGGGCGCCGAGCTGGCCGGGGATGGTTTGAGCCCAACGGTGACGGCGCGGATCAACCTTCGCTGA
- a CDS encoding IMPACT family protein, whose product MVEKADRGESRATAYTTLAAGPDFRHELEIKRSRFITVIRRTGDEDGARALVAGLRKEFHDARHHCSAFVLGPDRDIQRSSDDGEPSGTAGIPMLEALLRREAVPGVTDLSDVSAVVVRYFGGILLGAGGLVRAYSESVSSALDLAPLVRRSRLRICSVEVPHAAAGRLENDLRAAGYVMAETSYGARDTVLRVALADQPDELERAAERLASMTAGSAVLRPEETEWIDVPF is encoded by the coding sequence GTGGTGGAAAAGGCGGATCGCGGCGAGAGCAGGGCCACGGCCTACACCACCCTTGCGGCGGGGCCCGACTTCCGCCACGAACTGGAGATCAAGCGGTCGAGGTTCATCACCGTGATCCGGCGTACCGGGGACGAAGACGGCGCAAGGGCCCTGGTGGCAGGATTGCGCAAGGAATTCCATGACGCCCGGCACCACTGCTCAGCGTTCGTGCTGGGCCCGGACCGGGACATCCAGCGTTCCAGCGACGACGGCGAACCGTCCGGAACCGCAGGCATCCCCATGCTCGAGGCCCTCCTCCGGCGGGAGGCAGTGCCCGGGGTGACGGACCTCAGCGACGTCAGTGCCGTCGTCGTGCGCTATTTTGGCGGGATCCTGCTGGGTGCAGGCGGCCTGGTGCGGGCCTATTCCGAGTCGGTGTCCTCCGCGCTGGACCTGGCGCCGCTGGTCCGGCGCAGCCGGCTGCGGATCTGCTCGGTGGAGGTTCCGCATGCGGCCGCCGGACGGCTGGAGAACGACCTCCGCGCAGCCGGCTACGTGATGGCGGAAACCAGCTATGGCGCCAGGGACACTGTCCTCCGGGTAGCCCTGGCCGACCAGCCCGACGAACTGGAGCGGGCCGCCGAACGCCTGGCGTCGATGACAGCAGGCAGCGCAGTCCTGCGGCCGGAAGAAACGGAATGGATCGATGTCCCCTTCTGA
- the coaE gene encoding dephospho-CoA kinase has translation MLKIGLTGGIASGKSVVASRLRELGAVLVDADALARDVVEPGTPGLARVVEAFGEDMLGPDGGLDRARLGAVVFGDPDRLAVLNAIIHPLVRERAAAMIDAAPAAAAVVVQDIPLLVETGQGSNFHLVLVVDAPDEVRVQRMVEQRKMTAEQARSRMAAQAARDIRLAAADVVLDNSGSIDELRAAVDRLWFRRLAPFADNISKQRPAPRAGGPVLAPSDPTWETQAARLAARLEAAAPADILAVDHIGSTAVPGLDAKDIIDLQLTVADLATADRIAPLLAAAGFPLWPGVFADSPKPSHPDPADWAKRLHGNADPGRPVNLHVRPAGSPGWRFALCFRDWLRDDAAASRDYLAEKRRVAALHSVDKSTAGYAADKEAWFSEHAAGRMDAWVQRTGWQPPSYGAGPDATGTPGITAGPAGSDAGSTAQS, from the coding sequence GTGCTGAAAATCGGGTTGACGGGCGGCATCGCCTCGGGGAAGTCAGTTGTCGCGTCGCGTTTGCGGGAGCTGGGGGCCGTGCTGGTCGACGCCGACGCCCTGGCGCGTGACGTGGTGGAACCAGGGACGCCAGGGCTTGCCCGCGTCGTGGAAGCCTTCGGGGAGGACATGCTGGGTCCCGACGGCGGGCTGGACCGGGCACGGCTCGGCGCGGTGGTGTTCGGCGACCCTGACCGGCTCGCGGTGCTCAACGCCATCATCCATCCCCTCGTCCGGGAGCGGGCCGCCGCGATGATCGATGCCGCCCCCGCCGCCGCCGCCGTCGTCGTACAGGACATTCCGTTGCTGGTGGAAACGGGCCAGGGCAGTAATTTCCATCTGGTGCTGGTGGTGGATGCACCGGATGAGGTGCGGGTGCAGCGCATGGTGGAACAACGGAAGATGACAGCGGAACAGGCGAGGTCCAGGATGGCGGCGCAGGCCGCCAGGGACATCCGCCTGGCCGCTGCGGACGTGGTCCTGGACAACTCCGGAAGCATTGATGAGCTCAGGGCCGCTGTTGACCGGCTGTGGTTCCGCCGGCTGGCCCCTTTTGCGGACAACATCAGCAAGCAGCGTCCGGCGCCGCGGGCGGGCGGGCCTGTACTTGCCCCGTCCGATCCGACGTGGGAAACCCAGGCGGCCCGCCTGGCTGCCAGGCTGGAGGCTGCCGCTCCGGCGGACATCCTGGCGGTGGACCATATCGGATCCACTGCCGTGCCCGGGCTTGATGCCAAGGACATCATTGACCTCCAGTTGACCGTTGCGGACCTGGCGACGGCGGACCGGATCGCGCCGCTGCTTGCCGCGGCGGGCTTCCCCCTCTGGCCCGGGGTGTTTGCTGACAGCCCCAAGCCGTCGCACCCTGACCCGGCGGACTGGGCCAAGCGCCTGCACGGCAATGCCGACCCCGGCCGGCCGGTCAACCTCCACGTCCGGCCCGCGGGATCGCCCGGCTGGCGTTTTGCCCTGTGTTTCCGGGACTGGCTCCGTGACGATGCTGCGGCCAGCCGCGACTACCTGGCCGAGAAACGGAGGGTTGCCGCCCTCCACAGCGTGGACAAGTCGACGGCGGGCTATGCAGCGGACAAGGAAGCGTGGTTCTCGGAGCATGCCGCCGGCCGGATGGACGCGTGGGTGCAGCGCACCGGCTGGCAGCCGCCGTCGTACGGAGCCGGTCCGGACGCCACCGGTACTCCCGGCATCACAGCCGGCCCGGCAGGCAGTGATGCCGGGAGTACCGCCCAAAGCTGA